In Scatophagus argus isolate fScaArg1 chromosome 3, fScaArg1.pri, whole genome shotgun sequence, the genomic stretch TAGGTGTGTCTCACCCTCTTGATCCAAAGAAGCCGTCGGTGTCAGGGAAAGCCGAGCAGAACTGTTTGAAGTAGCAGTTGAGCGGCGAAGCGAAGCACTCAAAGGAAACGCCAAACTGTCGGTTCAACGCCTCAAACACCGTCACAggcagcgccccctgcaggccTGTCCCCTCATTAACCCCTGTGCCAAACatcacctggacacacacacacattaactcaACAAATTAACTGAGTTGTTAACAGACTGTCAGGCGAGGTCAGGGAAACCCCGATTGGTTAGCAGAAAGTCAGCTGACCTGGTATCTCTTGAGGAGGCACCAGACTCTGGATAGGAACTTCTCAAAGCGAGGATCATCAATGCAGCTGTACCTGTACAACAACTCCTGCACAAACAGAGATAGACGGACGGACTTTAAACAGGATTCAACAGACTCTCACTCTCCTCTGGTTGACATTAGCCACCATGTTGGAAGGGCCTTCATTTGCCCTcatctgcagagaaaaacagcaatggTTTAAAACAATGTGCCGATCCATTATTGGGTGCAGATTCCCACGCCGAGCAGTACTAAACATCAGGGTCAGTAGTATCTCTCAGTACTGACCAGTTTACTAAAGTGACCTCTGTTGACTTTGACCATCTCTCCTCTGAAGCGCAGACAGGCCACGTCGTTCTCGAAGTGCAGCTCGACTCGAGGAAGAGGAGGCGAGGGGATCGCCAGACGCACCGGGTAACAGTAGACTAAGCGGGACTGCTGGGGGGACGCACATGcctctgaagacacacacaacacatgatacacacatgaacaacaCACAGGACAGAACGTTACCTGTGGGGGGTCCTGCAGTtgacttgtgtctgtgtgtacctgtcGGGGGGTCCTGCAGCAGGCTCAGGTGTGTCTGTCTCAGGCGGCGGCTGTACTCTGCTGACAGCTGGTAGATCTTGGAACAGATTCCCTCCACGGAGTCTTTGGCGACAGCGGCGACATGAGGTCCACACTGCTGTCTCAGATGCTCCAGACGGTCCtatgcgcacacacgcacgcacgcacccacacacactaaTTACACATTCGTATAGTGACTGTGCTGCAACTAAATATTCATCCGTCCATTTTGCAGCTCATCTGGGATCAGGCTGTGTACAGCAGGCCAGAGAATCTTCTCCCTTTCCAcatcctccagctcttcctgaGGGATCCAAAGCTGTTCCAAGCATGATGAGATTCTGCTCTGATCCAGAGATGTTCTCAAGCAGGAGGAGATCTCACAGTTTACTCTTTAaacttttgggattaaaaagtGTATTTATCTTTACTCTTATGTCTCAGCCTCCCTGCATCAGCGAACCATAATGTGATGTAGACTACTGTAATGAGTCTGTCTTGTCCTGTTGACTGGAGGGAAATAACTGGAGTCTCTGCTGAGTGATGAGTCCAGTCAgacgccacacacacacacaacctcagtgctgctgttgctcaCTAGTTTACATTCATTAACGCATTctgtccaaataaataaaaacgaTCCTGTGGTCAAACTCACAGtgtaaaacatttgctttgccttctgtgtgaacacaatcaaaatttgaaatgtATTAAAGTAGAAAGatgagtctcattcccagagAATCTATTCTGTTTGGTGATGGATGAGTGGTCTGTCACTGTGGTGGTAACACACTTGACCACAGTTCCAGTCCTTTGCAGAAGGAATATAAAGCCCTCACTGTCTAATAAATCAGAGTACAACTCAGTTCTACTGGTGCCTGTAGGCACAAACTCATATTTCTGAACATTTTGGGGAACCTCAAAACCTCTGCCAGAGAGACGACACCTCGAGTCAGGGTCATCAGTCCTGCCGAGCGTGTTTGTTATGAGACTAAACGTGTTGAGAAGCCTgtaacacagtgacaaacagaagaggagaagcaTCAGGGGTTACCATGTAGTCCTCCTTGCTGGCGGAGTGATCTCGGCGCAGCCAGCTCATGGTGTCTTCAGCGTTCCACTTCACAACCTTCCTGCTCTCTGGACTCGCATTCCTGAACAGGTCAGACATGAAAGGTCAGAGCTCCTGGACGATGACCTCAACCAGACAGCACCCTGATTGGTCTGCTGTGACCTACCTGGAGTCAATCATCTTCTTAGCAGCTTCAGCATATTTGAACAGCAGCTTCCGGGCCTCCTCTTTGTACTTGATGCGCGACAacctgagacacacaaagaTATTAATGTGTAAAAACAGATAATATTCAAAACACTAATTTCACTGATATGGTCCAGTCCAGACAGGTACCTGATGGGAATGTCGTTCATGACCTCTCTGAACATGGACGGGGAGATGACGGGCTCACAGTCGCTTGGCAGTAAGGGGTCATGACCTTTGTCAATCACTTTCCTTTCCAGTAACCAACGGTTGAATGACTCCCGGGGCGGATCAATACCTGAACCACAGACAGACGTCCCACTTACTGACACGACCAACAAATCCTAATTAATGACCAAAGTCCATCAAGAGCTGCAAGTCTGTGGACAAGTTCCAAATTAAAACCAACAAGTCAAGTCCAAAATTGAGATGAACTTGATTGTCATGCCTCCACTTTAGTTTTCATCCTACTGTGTGATGGTACCTTCTCTCTGGTGGCACAGCTCATGGTAGTGTTGCCGAAGTTTGGTGACAAGCTGAGCCCTCTGCAGCTCTATCTCAGGGTGTGGAGGCAGGTGGTTGGCGGGACGATGCTCTCTGATCACAGCATTGGTCTGGACATCCAGATCCCAGTATACACTGAAAACAAGGCAAGTTTATTTGTAAAGTACCTTTCACTGGCAAGGGAATTCAAAGGGTTTCTCATAAGACACAAAAGGCAGGAGAGACAAACCAAGTGCTATTGACAAAGAAGCTGAAGATGCTAACTGAGGGGGTGTGGCCTCAGTACTCACACAGCTGGTCTGTAGGGAGCAGGGGCAGGGCTGGGAGTGGTGGGCGTGGTTGATTGGGTTTGTTTGTCATCTGGGGCGGAGCTCCAGGGCTTAACCCCAGGGGTGCTGGGAGAGATGGGCGTGGTGGGCTCCACCTGGAAaccacatgcagacagaagaagagattACACAAAGACCGATTTTCCACAATTTCCCTcggatcaataaagcatctatctagctatctatctCTATCAATTCACAACACACCACTCACTAGTTTAACTGTCAAGTCAGCTGATCACAACCAGGTGTGCCTTTAAGCTGTAAATGGTCAGTTTTTACCTTGGCTCGTTTGAAGCTGTTAGGCACTGCCCCCTGCTCCTCAGagcccctcctcttcctctgaccGTTACCAAGGTTACTGTCTCCACCCTCTGCTGGCGCTGCATTCAGACCCAAAGGATCAGACTGCACATAGAGAGCAAGAAAGTGATTACTGGGCTTCATTTCCTGACTACATATGGGAAGATGACAGAAAGAGGACATACGTTATTCATCCATCAAGGGGAAATTTAATGTTTCGCACTGTTCTTATTTTAAACTAACAGGAACTTTACACATGCATCCCATTGGTTCTGAATCTACCTGGAAGCAGCACCGCATTCATCAAACCACAATGTAAAGAAGGTAcaagaaataagaaaacagtGAGCACATCATCTAAAACACTAACATAAAAAGCTTTTGGATTTATCCATGCAAATGCACAACTTGGCTGCCTTGCAAAGGAATCACTGTCACAGATCACTGTGGAAAAGGACTGCGAGCGTCAGAGAGATGGGCTGCGGAACTGCAGATCCATGGAAGTTGGATTATCGATAAGTCGGAGGGAAAACTGGCAGGAGCAATAGTGAATCTTGTCTGCAGTTCAAGTGTCCTCCCACTGAGGACACCAAGAAAGGAAGCAGTAACACTACTCACGATGACATCATGCTGACCAAGCACTGGCACCTCCCACAGGCTCTGATTGGTGAATCTGTTGAAATAATACGGTCTGTTCTCCCTCCGAGACCAGCACTTTGACCATCCAGCCTGGACCAGCTCATCTAACATACAGACAGTTCAGAGGGACACACGCGTCAGAGGGACAGACTGGTGCTGACACTAACCAGCCATCCAAACCAGTTCATCTATCAAACAGACAGAGGAGTAGAGAGATGTACCTGGGAGCTCAGGTGGCTTGGCGGTGCTGGACGGAGAAAGGGGCGGTCCCTGAGAGGGGGcggagacagagggagactgCATCATGGCCGCCTCCCCTTTCACCGATCCCTGACTGTCACTGGACATCTCAGCTGCTCGTCAGAATGACATCGACCTTCTTGGACAAGAAGATAAACTTtaactttcacaataaaacactggTGAGATGTGGACAGCCCCATAATGGAGACTCtgtttctaaatatttcacactgttacACAGATCAGACCACAGACATGCTGAGGAGTTATAAACACTAATAACATCAGCTTCACATTCATGAAAATAgtttcataataaaaatgtaagcTGTagtgatgttgatgatgacacaaacaaatgtgataGTTTAATGGTCGTTACAATGgtgtgacactgacatttgtCACTTTTGAGACCATCTGAATGTAACCAACTTCTCTGTTGTGGTGATCGCTGGTGTTTCTgactttgtttacatttgagAAGACAATTCATaaattctaaaaaaataattgctGGTTAAATTCTAACTAACTGTTGCATCTCAAACTGAGAAACTGACCTGAGCTCTTCAGGCTGTTTCCATTTATAAAACAGGACTGAGTTCTTCTGTCAGGATTGTAACACACTTTGGAAAGAAAGCAACTCTTTAACCTTCTTTGTATGTAGATGTGGACATAGAGTTTCCTTCATGACAAACAAATAGGTGAAAGCCCGATCAATATTTAGCTGTATTTATAACATTAACATTGAGACTAGAACTTTCgttcattatcaattaatctgttgATCACTGCttgaattatttgtttttgtctactAAATGACAGACTGAAGAAACTAGAACCAAGAAGTTCATGGCTTTTGTATGCCAACAATCAATCATCAAAATAGCTGTAGATTTATTTTAGGTCGTGCTTAAAAGGCGGCTGGAGTAGCTTCATTACAGTGTCGTCTCATTCAACTCTGACTGGGTCCTTCTCTCGTTATAACACTTAAGTTTATTGATAACAACAATACCAAACTATTTTGTTATATATAAAAGTCTCTTTGTATACTGAAATTGAACTTTTGATGGGGTTTAAAGGGAAATTCTCCAGTTGTAACAGTGTGACATAAGTGACATCTTCTCGTAACTGTTATGACAAACGACATAAAAGTAATAGGCAGtgattttgttaaatgtttgacttttttcaagaaaaaacGACAAACACAGTGCTGTTCCATTTTGTCCAGCTTGTCATTTGCTGTCTGTCCCAGTCAAATGAATATGTTTGAACTGAAACTGATGggcatttttcattgttttgacattttgtaaacaaaacaatcaatcaatatGCAGATGAATTAAGTAATGAAACAACTGTTAGCTGCGGCTCTATAAAGTTGCTAATGCCGGTATAAGAAGGTGCATGGCCGTAGTGATGGATGCTGTATGTACAGATAATGTCTGTGAGTAAATATAAACTGATCACCATCTGAACAATCAAACTGATTCAGCCAGTGTCAGCACGCTGACAACATGAAGCTTCTGACCGAGCTTTTCATCACGGACCGTCTAAATGTGGCGGTTTGAAGGCAGATGGCGGCAAACCGAGTAATATCAGAGTTTTATTCTTAACAAAACGATCGATTAACAAAAGACAACGTGTATTTTTTATCTCGTGCGAAATTAAATCGCCATGTCCATACACTAAATTAAACGcgaatgttttctttcttataaGCAGAAACGAGCGCTATGGTTACACGCATGCGCACGACAGGCTTTCCAAACAAACacggaggaggagatgaggagggggaggaggacaaCAAAAAGCTGCGGCTGTTCCTCCAGAGCCCGGGCTGAAGACACGAACACTGCTGTTCTCAGTATCGCTCGACAACGGGGTCAATCCAGGCTAAATTgattgaaaaacacagaaaggagaACGGGCCACCTTTAGCCCCCGTAATTAACAGCTGTTTTGCTCAACCTGCTCGGTCTTCGCTCAGTGCGACCGCTGATGTTTAGGCGCCACTTCTTAGACAAGATGGCGGACACGCCCCTGCCACAGCGCTGCGCGCTCTGCACAAAACTTATGCCctttatttcaaattcagtCCTCCTGTGCGCCATTACTCAGGTTAATCTGACGGCCAAAACCTTCCGCCACTTGTCGGTACCGTTGGAAGGGCTCTGTGGGGCCAGCTGTCCTTACCTTATGCGGTTATGGTGCGGAGAGTAGTGGTTTCTGTCCGTTTGTTTCGGG encodes the following:
- the pcif1 gene encoding mRNA (2'-O-methyladenosine-N(6)-)-methyltransferase; its protein translation is MSSDSQGSVKGEAAMMQSPSVSAPSQGPPLSPSSTAKPPELPDELVQAGWSKCWSRRENRPYYFNRFTNQSLWEVPVLGQHDVISDPLGLNAAPAEGGDSNLGNGQRKRRGSEEQGAVPNSFKRAKVEPTTPISPSTPGVKPWSSAPDDKQTQSTTPTTPSPAPAPYRPAVVYWDLDVQTNAVIREHRPANHLPPHPEIELQRAQLVTKLRQHYHELCHQREGIDPPRESFNRWLLERKVIDKGHDPLLPSDCEPVISPSMFREVMNDIPIRLSRIKYKEEARKLLFKYAEAAKKMIDSRNASPESRKVVKWNAEDTMSWLRRDHSASKEDYMDRLEHLRQQCGPHVAAVAKDSVEGICSKIYQLSAEYSRRLRQTHLSLLQDPPTEACASPQQSRLVYCYPVRLAIPSPPLPRVELHFENDVACLRFRGEMVKVNRGHFSKLELLYRYSCIDDPRFEKFLSRVWCLLKRYQVMFGTGVNEGTGLQGALPVTVFEALNRQFGVSFECFASPLNCYFKQFCSAFPDTDGFFGSRGPFLSFCPASGSFEANPPFCEELMDTMVTHFEELLDQSSEPLSFIVFVPEWRDPVTPALTRMEGSRFLRHQLNIPAYEHEYRSGSQHICKREEMYYRAVHGTAVLFLQNDAGFAKWAPTPERLAELMAAYRPSPSHPSSLSSPGPAHITPGDRDSAPKAADRLHSAVMSPGGHDNNNNSSSSSSSSSSSSPRDKMAAV